agtccagaaacgctagttgcattggcttcgaataccgctgccagatttcggtCTCTCTCCTGATGATGAATACCTGGTCAaccgtagatcggccaggacgaaaatcagcttgctcgtcgcgcgttgtttcttcgcgatgtttaatgagtcgatccaggataatgcgctccaataccttgtacataacacgcagcaaagagattcctcgataattcctggggtccgtgacggataacatcttgtggaggggaattatgatagcgtgtctccacgaatcaggtatcctttcgtctatccatattgaacggatgatcctTGTCATCTCATGAATCCCAGATGGAGGAAAATATTTtggcatttctgcgctaatcccgtcgtctccaccagattttccattcttcattttctgaatacagaccaggacctccgacttggccggtggctcctcgttaaccgcatatgtcggtctttGAACgcgttcgagttcaggagctgacggtgctagccggttcagcaatgTCTtaaagtgttccttccaaattggaagggttgcttcaccgacagctaccccattagcagtgttgaggacatgggaacatcttttcattttgccgctatactagTAGTACTATTCTAGTAGagcgtaggctttccgcgagttcctgtcctcccacgccttctcaaactccatcgctcttgacgtccactcgttatcacggtcttgttgcagttgacgacgcagcttccttctaagacgcttttcctggttgaagtcaccagcgctgcgcgcgacatatacagaattgtatgtggattttgtttccgctgatgcaaaggcaaacttcttccgctgcaatagaaccgggagcgtttcctttgcagcgtcctggatgcactttgtgaaggaatccgcatcgctaagcttcttgctggtccgtactccaacatgaataaacacatgttggcggaattttcttctgcattcatcgtctttcagacctgccgtgtcgattttcggttgaagaggaactcctcggtttctcttgtggaaccgtatcttgaagctgagaagaactggacggtggtcagagtcgaacgcgacgtcccaaacagctctagattttcggatatctgactgaggaatgttcctcgccagaagtcaagtcgagctgaagtttgagattcctcatcttccgcttgcgctgctcttcaggcgttaaaagggttgactcctgccacgtgagctgatggcgtcgatgattcctcttaaacgtgggagcgatgatgaggcccgtctgttcgcacaagtcgaccagacggtcaccgttgtccgacgtgcgctccgctacATAGCACCATTTTCCTATggtagcacatcggattgttgttcgagtcccatcttcacatttgcgtcgattccgacaatgaccacctgctggcttggtattttagacatcaacgcattgagtttatcatagaaggcgtccttgtcctcagcggtttccgtagttGCGtcagcacttacgatccagagtttacgtcctctgcgatcttgcagtcgtagaaaggcgcatctagacgacgttgagccaaattcctccaccaggttcttgtaaccgttcctcacagctatcgcgcagccacctactttgttctcaccagcatcgccgcagtatatggtgtactTTTCGATGCTGATTACGGGCCGAtccctcatgcgtgtttcctacagtgcagcaaaaggcacacagagatatcgcagaagtctggatagagcggcttgttggagttcactcgatagtgttcggcagttcaacgtgacgaaacgaatggttgttgccaaagattccatcaggcagttgacctttcaggtcatgggctttggcggtgtgctggacgacagcacctttttgcaatgtatgggaagctttcgctatataacagtgcaagttatatagctcgtacgttcccaatgcgtacacttgaacgcctgattgcgtttagttaaagcaggacCACCatgtgcaggtagcaatcagactcgtatacgcgaccccaataaaaataaaagtaaaaaaaaaataataataatattattactattattattattataattattgttattattattattattactattattattattattattattattattattactattattactattattattattattattatcaaccACGTCCAACGTAGGGAGTAAAGCTtctggacttcagactttccaTGGCTCTTCGTCGTCACTGATTAATCGAAAATAAATTAGTCATAgtaacattttctgtaaaattagaattgtgattttccaacaacgttctctttttttcttaaaggcatttTAGGCTAAGGAGCCATAGTTTTGGCGTTGTAAAAGCATAAATTATGACCTTGTGGAAGAGTGTCGATCTTCATCTGTAAGCATCTTTCGTACCAAGGTCCATATAGACACGGCTTGGAATCCTTCTAAAAATCGCATCCTTGATGTTCCCCGGAGCGTCATAACAGACGAAGTTTGTCGAAATTGAAGTGATTGACACCATCGTATTGATAAAGATAGTATCCGTGAACGTCCGATTCGAGTTGTATGTCGTtggaaagagtcgatgtttacCGCCACATTCGCGTACTCAGGGCAGGTACAAGGTCGATtagcccctatccgccacTTGGGGGCgtgccacgtagcctcgcgactgaCCAGCTGTgctccctctagtgagggagatccgtggatggTTGTAGTAATACAGGAGAAAAATCataatttgaataatattttcaaaacgtAGCGGTATCGAAGAaacatcatgatatataataacgggcttattttgtcacgtgtgtgtctgtgtcagtcacgaaattcgaaaagaggTGGGACGGGCCCACTAGCGTCGAGTTGTCGTCtcgacgccagaaagctatgaaAAATGTGCGAAGGGTCCCACGGCATCGGATTGGCGCCGcctgcgccagatacctatagaaggatgtgcgacgggtccaccggcgtcaaaatagtgcgcaataacttagtgtgcatgtcgcaaaagataaatggttgcagccgtttcatatccgtggccactgggtgctttgtttt
The Necator americanus strain Aroian chromosome I, whole genome shotgun sequence genome window above contains:
- a CDS encoding hypothetical protein (NECATOR_CHRI.G3482.T1); this encodes MKAGWWCLAVAVTILFVESEEASSKGRKEGGSNSGKAKLKKDVTSVADFFPFEISEQVELTDLNNEAVWDVAFDSDHRPVLLSFKIRFHKRNRGVPLQPKIDTAGLKDDECRRKFRQHVFIHVGVRTSKKLSDADSFTKCIQDAAKETLPVLLQRKKFAFASAETKSTYNSVYVARSAGDFNQEKRLRRKLRRQLQQDRDNEWTSRAMEFEKAWEDRNSRKAYALLE
- a CDS encoding hypothetical protein (NECATOR_CHRI.G3483.T1) — encoded protein: MRDRPVISIEKYTIYCGDAGENKVGGCAIAVRNGYKNLVEEFGSTSSRCAFLRLQDRRGRKLWIVSADATTETAEDKDAFYDKLNALMSKIPSQQVVIVGIDANVKMGLEQQSDVLP